In one Populus nigra chromosome 12, ddPopNigr1.1, whole genome shotgun sequence genomic region, the following are encoded:
- the LOC133669628 gene encoding 12-oxophytodienoate reductase 1-like codes for MNIYRFLHAPSIWTREQVEAWKPIVNAVHAKGGIFFCQIWHAGRVSKSGFQPDGQAPVSSTDKPISSQVEGMEFTPPRRLRTDEIPQIVNDFRIAARNAIEAGFDGVEIHGAHGFLIDQFMKDQVNNRTDQYGGSLENRCRFPLEIVEAIANEIGSDKVGIRLSPHVNYMESGDSDPEALGLYMVKSLNKYGIAYCHMVEPRMKIGAEHAKFSESLLPMRKAFNSTFIVAGGYDREDGNKAVEESRGDLVAYGRLFLANPDLPRRFELHAPLNKYNRETFYTHDPVVGYTDYPFLEDTA; via the exons ATGAATATATATAGGTTCCTACATGCTCCAAGTATTTGGACCAGAGAGCAAGTCGAAGCATGGAAACCAATTGTGAATGCTGTCCATGCCAAAGGAGGTATTTTCTTCTGTCAAATTTGGCATGCTGGGAGGGTGTCAAAAAGCG GTTTCCAGCCAGATGGGCAAGCTCCGGTCTCTTCTACAGACAAGCCAATATCTTCTCAAGTTGAAGGCATGGAGTTCACACCTCCGAGGCGTCTAAGGACAGATGAAATCCCTCAAATAGTCAATGATTTCAGAATTGCTGCGAGGAACGCAATAGAAGCTG GTTTTGATGGAGTTGAGATCCATGGGGCTCACGGATTTCTAATTGACCAGTTTATGAAAGATCAAGTAAACAACAGAACAGACCAATATGGTGGATCACTGGAGAACCGCTGCCGATTCCCTTTGGAAATAGTTGAGGCTATAGCGAATGAGATAGGATCAGATAAAGTTGGAATAAGACTGTCTCCTCATGTAAACTATATGGAATCAGGAGACTCAGATCCTGAAGCACTAGGGCTCTACATGGTTAAATCCTTGAACAAATATGGTATTGCTTACTGCCACATGGTTGAGCCAAGAATGAAGATAGGCGCAGAGCATGCAAAATTCTCTGAAAGTCTGCTGCCTATGAGGAAGGCTTTCAACAGTACATTCATTGTTGCTGGTGGTTATGACAGGGAAGATGGAAACAAAGCTGTTGAAGAGAGCCGTGGAGACCTTGTCGCTTATGGTCGCTTGTTCTTGGCAAATCCAGATTTGCCGAGGAGATTTGAACTTCATGCTCCTCTCAACAAGTACAACAGAGAAACATTTTATACACATGATCCTGTTGTTGGTTACACTGATTATCCTTTCCTTGAAGACACTGCGTAG